The Alosa alosa isolate M-15738 ecotype Scorff River chromosome 11, AALO_Geno_1.1, whole genome shotgun sequence sequence agagagagagagtacaagaGAGGACTAACATCTTCCCTAGTTAAAGAGGTGCAAGAATAACTCAGAGATAATAAGAGCTGATCTCTACTATATTGCTAAGAGACCAGAACAAAAATTACATTCATTTCTAGGTAGAAACTCTAACAACCTTATTTTGGCAAGGACCAGTTTTTGCCTCACACAGCCAAATAGCACACTGCTTAATTACCATCTATTCACACTCAGTGAAACAATATTAGTGGATTATAATGTCTTTGGGGGAGTGCGTTTTCAAAATCAGATCCGGCgtctagcctacttcatcaaTCACTTTAATTTTCTCAGCACTGGCTTCAAAACAGGAAATTGAAAAACAGCCATTATACCTGTGCTTGGACCTTGAAATATTGAGAGAAAGTAAGAAAATGGCACAAAACAGAGAAAAAACGATGTGGTCGTTCATATTagcgtcattcatattagctagagcGATTCTTGGTGTGAACTGCCCTTTATGGGGAAGGTCTCTATAATCGTGACGTAAAtgttcataccgttacatctcTAACTAGGAATAGATCAGCCAAGAGAATGGGCTGTCAATACTTTGtatgcacactctctcctctccctctctccctcacactgtCATTCAATGCAGGTGAGGAAAAAGAGATTTGTTCACCTGTCAGCTCTCACACCCTTCGTCCCTATGGGGAGTATGTGTTTATCTTGGCTGCAGCCCATATACACGGCTGGCCTTTTAGCACCTGTAGGCGGCCAATTCACACTGTCAGACTGAATTAGTGCAAAACATCCAGCTCATATGGTTAAATATACCTGCTCGATGTGTCAGTCTTACCTATCCTCAGAGGGGAGATGCTAAAATATTGTTCAGAATCATTCAGCACTCCTAGATGATTCAATTAATCAGTAATTCATGAATAATCATATTCCTCTACAAGAGAGAGCTCTCAACAGTGAAAGCCTAAAGTAATTTTATTTTCTTGCAGACTTCAAGAGGTCTTGTCCCTTTGCCTCTGCAGAATgtatatgaataatttaattagacCGGGCCTATCTGAAAAGAAATGATGCCTTTCTTCAAAAGAAGTTATTATTGTGATGAGCCATACAATGCATTTGGGCTGTACATGTGCTAATTATCAGATTATGTAACTTCCTGGCACCCATCGTTTTGGCAGGCATCCTTGACCTTGTGGAGCTAAGAAGTCTTCCTAGGATTTTAACATTGAGTTTAACTGGATGTGTTATGTGATGTGGAATCCTGCTCTTTCGTTGCATTTGTGTCCTACTTTGTGTCTTTGGTGGTGGAGGATTGCGctctttttacagtgcatgaaaatgcactgttctgttatccgaagtattcttcttcttattaatattcttcccaccaaatttctgcgtctaattcagcttcaaccgtttaacgtagaaacttcgttcaaactttgtaacgtaggtcttgaaaaggacacttgaggaatgtatttttcacttttgtaaactttatacttttttttcagatattaacaaaaaacaagcttatttttccccatagactttacattagcactatgacatcacaatggactaactagaaaatgtaatttcgaggaaattaccagtgcatgaaaatataaacatactgtatattaacataaaatgccaaacaaacttttatttggaaacagttggcagaagtcatagttgataacaactgacagttgaaatggctgaacagttaaatagttgagtagtttaaatagttaaattattaaatagtgaattattgtagtgaggacatttattttgaaacagttgtgggcagaggaaatagtagtcttaagagagccagattgtatgcttaaagcctgagacagagtatatagtttaaaaaatgtagatagtgtaatggatgttgataggcagattgtttaatggatgttgatggatagtttaatgggtggatgagtgaatggtttgaagaggatgaatggatagaaagttggatgaaatgtgccttatatccttgtagaatggagtcacagagagagttggcctagttaagcagaaagcagttgatacaggtgtaatcagttgaactgattctttgatggggcctaaatgagcagctggaagttgatacaggtgcaaatcaagttaattagtacattgtgatgtcatcagcctaatgttaagtctatggggaaaatttgagtagtttttaataaatagtttacaaagtataaaagttacaaagatgaaaaatacattgcccagatgtcctaagtaagacctacgtaacatagtttgaatgaagtttctacgttaaacggttgaagctgcaataattgcgttagaagaagacaaagaagaagaagaagaagaagaagaagccttggaataacagtacagtcaaagatggttgattacgaagatacttcatgagaggccatttcctgtccctggaaatttatgcaaatagggtagcagtacacgcccttttatttatgcagtgatcgggctctctttttaacattgaggtctatggcagaatccaagaatttcccagaatttgtcaaagccttatttttttgagcaatggatgcacatttcggacacggtatcatgatctccaaaccctcctccctatttcagtagaatgtcgtgatagtatgaccctccagtcgagagaaaatcaacattaatgaaggtgtacaccaagtttattttgtactccggcttgtcTTGCGTGGAACCGAGGCATTCAAACGtaagtcatacgtcagtgacacgcccctgtgcaggcgggaactttgccctcatagacatgaactaggacgacccatcttgctacgcattcattatctttggtacagtgcattttcatgcactgtaattaacttgatttgcacctgtatcaacttccagctgctcaactagggcccatcaaagggccagttaaactgattgcacctgtatcaactgctttttgctcgactaggccaactctctgtgtctctccattctacaaggatataaggcacattccatccaactttctatccattcatcctcttcaaaccattcactcatccacccattaaactatccatcaacatccattaaacaatctgcctatcaacatccattcaactttctgtctatcaacatccattacactatctacattcaacttttaaactataaacTCTgtagcatacaatctggctctcttaagactactatttcctctgcccacaactgtttcaaaataaatgtcctcactacaataattcattattaaataatttaactatttaaactactcaactatttaactgttcagccatttcaactgtcagttgttatcaactatgactcctgccaactgtttccaaataaaagtttgtttggcattttatgttaatatacagtatgtttatattttcatgcactggtaatttcctcgaaattacattttctagttatattttgttttgtttttctgaagGCCCCATATCATGAAAATGTCCCTTTTTCAGCacttttatgtatgtatttgggTATCTGGGATGGCCACCGTATAAACACAGAAATAACAAAACTGTTCCAAACACCTCAATGAGCTATGCGAAACTAGGCTAATGGTGGGTTGGTCAGACTGAGTTACTGCACGCACAAAGAGAAGGTTATGTCTCATCTTATCTAAGTCTGTGGGGAgactaatttcccaaaatgttgacgtgttcctTTAACGTCAAATCACATCATGTAATGAATTGGACACTTTTCTGAGAAGTATTCATTCATCTACTAACAAAACAGTGTGCATACTGCCTCTGTACCTTCAACAGGAGGTGAGCTGGCCTCAGGTTGTATTTGAAAGCGTTGGGATCAAAGCTGCTCTCCCCGGACCGCAGGAAATGGGGCTTCAGTACGTAGCCCGAGCCGCCGTTGTCCTGGAAACGGCCATTGTTCAGGTCCATGGGTAAGCCAAGGGACTGGAAGTTTAGAGCCACTGCGGGGGTACAAGGCAACCAAAACACAATATTAGCACGGGGGCACAGTCACAAAGTGCAGACACGCAGGAAAAAAGGCTTCAGGCAAGCCATGCTGAACTATACAAATGTAATCCTGTGGGATTTAGCTTGTGGTGCAAGCACACTGAAGTAGAGAATTGGGTGTTTTTAAGACTGCTTATTTTCACAGACAGTAATATACATGACATGCACCCAAATTCTATAGCAGCTCTGATGACATGTGACGTGAGAGTTCCGTTCATAGTTTCTTTTTCATCTCTGCTTCTGTTCAATTTTGTGATTTTGCcacttgtgtacatgtgttctGGATACGTTTTCTGCTAAGGTCGAGTTCAGCTTTGTGCAGAGACGGAAAAGAATCTAACAGAATTGAACAGAATGAACAATATCACATGCAAGGGGAGACATTCACAAAACATATTTCCTTTACACAACCGAGGGGCAAAAAGACGCAGAGCATGTGGCAGAAGGAGAAACCTTGGAGATAATTCAAGTCATTTCAAGCCTCACCTCACCTGCCGGAGGGCAATTAGCAGAAAATTGTCAGTCCCTCAGTTATATCAAAGCTGCACAGTTGGCATCAAAGGCTGTCTACCCTATCTTTCTCCattcacattgtgtgtgtgtgtgtgtgtgtgtgtgtgtgtgtgtgtgtgtgtgtgtctgtgtctgtgtgagagaaagagagagagacagagagagtgtgtgtgtgtgtgtgtgtgtgtgtgtgtgtgtgtgtgtgtaagatgtgtAAGATGTGTAATGTGAAAGTGATGTGTCATTTCCATGTGTAACTTATGTGGAGCAGTGAGCAGGTTGTGGGTCTCTTGTGTCCCATATGCAGGTTGTGGGTCTCTTGTGTCCCATATGCAGGTTGTGGGTCTCTTGTGTCCCATATGCAGTTTGTGGGTCTCCTATGTGTCCCATATGAGGGGTGCATCAGCGAGTGTGAGCTCGGTACAGACCTAACTGGATGCCGGCGTTCCAGAACTCCTGTGGGTTGAAGTTGGAGGAGAGGGTTCGGGAGCCTGCGGGGTAAACTCGGCTGAGGAACCGCACGTTGTGCAGCACAAACTCTGCTCCTGCGAGGGGAGCACACCagagggagatagatagatagatagatagatagatagatagatagatagatagatagatagatagatagatagatagatactttattgatccccagggggaattcaaggtctcagcagcatacagataacacatacacattctttaacagcagaaaaagtaattaaagtatataatataaaaacacaactaagcaataaggacagtagaagataaagaatatactaaatatactaaaatacaaattatactaactaacacttaatctaaatcaattctaaaaacagtatccacatagtggtgattaatcaatcagaggcgcttgcaatgactgaggcagggactgagcctgtgattctctgtgcatagtaaggtaaggtaaggtgctctgtgtgaatgagtgtccaCAAGATTACCACAAGATTCATTTGATAAACAGAAAAACTCAAAACGACACTCATTATCTCCACCATGAGAGACTATGAGACTATAtctgtctcattctctgtctcccacaactctctctctctttctctctctctctctctctctctctctctctctccctctcactctatctctctctctctcgggttTTGTTTTGTACACTTATTAGAGTTTGATGGTCAATCGATAATGAAATGACAGAGCCTTTCTGCCCTGATCTGACCTAAGGCAAATTAGCCTACCTGAGTTTTTGACCAGCTTCTTGGCTTTCTTCTCTGCAAATGATGTGTTCTCGTAGAACTGCTGGTTATCTCTGGAGTGCACGAAGCTGATAAACTTCACAGACTTGGTGTAGATGACCAAATCAGACAATGCCTGTGCTACTACGACCTTCTTTTTCTGTGTTGAAATAACCATAGCTAAAAGTTCAGGAAGGGTATAAAAACCTGACGCAATTCTTATAATTACCTGACTATCACATATAAGCATAGTAACACTGCACTGTGAACTCTAAGGGTGGGAGGGGACCACAAGTAAACACTCAGGGGAATGTGGATGATTACATTTTAGAGCTTAATTGTACTAAGTTCTAACTCAGAGCTCTGACACAGAAATGCATGAGTTGTAAAGTTACAAAGTTTAAAATTCAAACGTTGGTATGGTAATAGACCATCCACAGAGGCAGGCAGCCTGCCACGTTGCCATTGTTATTGCATCACAgttttgtgtatgtaagtgttcAAAACACTCAGGGCCACAGCCCTATGGTGAGCCACTCAATACAGCTCTCAACAGTTTAGAACAGCTGCTCATCGTACTTTCTTCTTTTTGGACCTCTTCGCTGgcatttcttcctcctcctcatcagcatcctcttcctcatcgCTCTCCTCGACACCGGCCTCTCCATCAGCATTCGCTTCCGACCCTCTGGCCTCCAGCTCCAACTGCGGTGCAGAGTTCAGCTTTTTGTTCTTTATGAGAACTTTATATTTCAGCTCCTGTCAGCagatttataaataaaaaaatgacattGACAGATTAGCAGAGTATCTGGTCAGTAATTTGTGGTAATTTAAGGACATTCCAATACTGTGATACCCTGCATCTATTCATGCATCTTTCATGTCTATTCAATATCCAATATCCATTATCCAGTGTTACTTTAATGTATTAACAAATACAGACAAGCCATTCATCTCTGGACAAACTAAGAGTAATGTTACAAACCGACTTTTATAAAAACAAGGTATATAAGATGACCAACATAGGGTGATGAATTCACTAAATATATTTCTATGATGAGTAATTAGGCTAGTTATTGCTGGCTTAACAGTCATACATTTTTGTACAGGATTTAGTCATCATCTTATCATGGATGACAGACTTGGGAGAAAACATTTCCTCTATCTGGAATGAATCATTTGGTAGCATAACAAATCTCACATTTTCCAGGAGCGAAAAACCCATAACGACCAAACTTCTCTCATCAATAAatctcctctccccactgcctGTGAACAAACTGACCATGTGGTTTTTCAGATAGTGATAACCACATGGAGCCCTGCTATTTTCACATCAAAGATTTATACACACCCTGGATATTAAAAAGGTCCACACAAGTGATTGAAAGCAGAGGCAACACTTTTCATTCATACTACTGGAAACGTTTGCGGAATATCCTATCATAACAATAcattctcaaaaacacacattctGCAGAATAGCTTATGATCAAGTCTCTAAAGCCTGCGTCTCCCAGAGAGCCAGACCCCAGTTCCTGGTGATAAACCATTACACCAGACCTATAATCAGCACCACTAGACACACTCTACTGCCGCCAGTCTGGTGCACCAACAGCAAATAACTATGCGCTGGGATATCCAGAATCTATACAGCTTCTTAAGGACATCGGCCCATTGGGAGGGTTTGGCATGCCTCTATGGAAATTATAGTACCCTAAGTCCACATAGAAACAACAttcttttcaatccattataTTAAGAAAGCAAAATCCCAGGATTGGGTAATAAAGAAGTCAATACTCTATTTTTGGTAGCAGTATTTATGCCTCATGTCTATTGAAATTCTATTGCTATACTAGTGAGGTCATAttgttccagtgtgtgtgtgtgtgtgtgtgtgtgtgtgtgtgtgtgtgtgtgtgtgtgtgtgtgtgtgtgtgtgtgtgcatatgtgtgtgtgtggaaaagagagagagagaaaacctaTACCATGGTTGTTTGTACCAACAACCTTCTAGCAAATATTACTACTGTATATTATATTAACATTATTAGATCTACATTACATGTATTGTGCAGAACATGAATTGGGGACACCACAAAAGACAATATGGAGATTAAAGTCCTAAAATATCCAAAGCTGTTATAATGCCATAGCATGCAGTACATTCCACACAATAGCTACTGCACAGTCAGACAGCACTGAAAAATACCCTACAGTTAGGCAGTGAGAGCTTTGCAAAGTGACTTACGTCAGGGCTTGGCAGATCTCCCTGGGCATCCACGGTTAGGCCAGTATCCAGCAGCATGTCTCCCAGGATGGAGGTGAGGTAATGGGCCATGACCTCCTGCTGCCCGTGGCTGCAATGGTTCTCCAGGGAGAGGATGATGGGGTACGGAGAAGCCTACAAGGACACCCATCATCAGTCGATCTCACTAATGTGTGCATCAAGTCTCATTtcattttaacattaaaaatgtaGGAGAGCCTCCCATAGACACTGTTAAGAAAATGTTACGTTTCATGAAGGATATTTGATAATTTTCCCCATGATTTTTAATATGGGTTGATACACATGGGTTGACACAGAagtcccactctttctctcagctGTGCGATTCACTGCAGTTAAAAGGCAGTGGTCTCTGTGAGGATTTCCTCTGTTCATAGAACTACTGAAGATGTTCTGAGCTCCACTGATCAAAGCCTGAATTTGCACCCCACAGCGCTGAGTGTGACTATTAAGGAGCTGTAATATTCATAATGATCTCCACAGTcacagagagagcgaaagagagagagcaagagagagagagagagagaacatcagGAGAGCGAGACGGAGGCAAAAGCATAGTTCTCCTTTAACATTCTATGCCTGCGTACCATGAAGGCATACTCTTGCACTGTGGCGATGACATCTTTAAAGAGGATCTTGCTGGTGAGGGTGTAGCCGTGGTAGACGATGGGCTCCGTATCGGGACCGTCCCAGCAGTCGATCTCCAGACAGCGGCAGCCTCTCCTGAGAACACTGTGGGTCACAACACAGTGCCAGGATCAGCACATGAAAGGAAACTCAGCAAGTGCTGCAGATACAGAGATAACACTAACCGGCCTGTTGTTTACAGGCTCCTTGCCCTTAATGGGAGCGTTGGTGTTTGTTTTGCTGACTACAGCTGTGACTTATCAATAATGCAGTAATGTATGGCAATGTAAGGCCCTGCTGAAATATGTCCAACGCACAAACCCAAAACAgtgggccagagagagagagagagtggggcagAGACCCCCCTCCCCTTATACAGGAATCTAGACATGCAGAGATATAATCCCTCACGGTATAAAGGAAGAGATTCTCTTCCTCACAACATACAGGAGTCTAGATATGCAGAGAGATACGCTTCCTCAAGGCATACAAGAATCTAGAGATACTCTCCCTCACTGCATACAGGAATCTAGAGATTCTCTCCCTCATGACTTACAGGAATCTATTTTTATTTCGTTCTCAAAAATCTTATTTCACTGGTATATTCACAGATTCACTTATGATCGCAACTTAAGACCGTTATTGAAAATCACTTATTGCATTGCTTGTACAGTAGCCCAGTCATGCACATGGCTGTGACTGCATTGattgaacagtagcctatttgaaGTAGCAGGTACCACTGAGCGTTGGGGAGTTAATCAATCCTATTTCTTACCAGCCACAGCCGTTCTGCTAT is a genomic window containing:
- the LOC125303702 gene encoding 1-phosphatidylinositol 4,5-bisphosphate phosphodiesterase zeta-1-like: MSKKKKPPTSRRSDIQHIFQCYTSDHDNRLTASALLTFLHREQVEVSANQETAEALIDRYEVDESARAEINMTFDGFLRLMESKDCCVLDQTHTQVYQDMSQPLCHYFISSSHNTYLTGDQLVGKSHLDAYISVLRRGCRCLEIDCWDGPDTEPIVYHGYTLTSKILFKDVIATVQEYAFMASPYPIILSLENHCSHGQQEVMAHYLTSILGDMLLDTGLTVDAQGDLPSPDELKYKVLIKNKKLNSAPQLELEARGSEANADGEAGVEESDEEEDADEEEEEMPAKRSKKKKKKKVVVAQALSDLVIYTKSVKFISFVHSRDNQQFYENTSFAEKKAKKLVKNSGAEFVLHNVRFLSRVYPAGSRTLSSNFNPQEFWNAGIQLVALNFQSLGLPMDLNNGRFQDNGGSGYVLKPHFLRSGESSFDPNAFKYNLRPAHLLLKVISGSNLPSSRTGKALDPFVRVEIHGVVSDCCRKQTDAVKHNALSPRWDAAMNFTIEVPELALVRFSVRDQTGLLKSEFVGQYTLPFTSMRKGYRWVPLLSREGYSLDPASLFIYAWYS